The following are encoded together in the Candidatus Margulisiibacteriota bacterium genome:
- a CDS encoding ABC transporter ATP-binding protein translates to MKLLARLLSYVRPYTGQLFLAFICMIFFSLCNMAVIPLVSQVSKAVSDRNFPFLNSLIGAVVLVFFVKGIFQYGQAYLSSFIGQRVVTDLRVKIFGHLQDLSLSFYSRWKTGEVMSRVINDISMIQNAIVVSATEILPQLLTLVGVLSYLFYLNWQLTLMALLTVPVFVLTISKFGQQMREIGRNAQKKIADISSILQETISGARIVKSFTMEKHEVRRFARESEHSFGWSMKEAQIDATQKPLIAFLQVLAVVAVIWYGCFQVVAGTMASQDLIAFFAGAVLLIDPVIVISKINITMQRALASAERVFELIDIVPEIKDAKNAKDMGRITGDVEFKNVSFCYDKGPEVLKNIDLGVKAGSSLAIVGPSGSGKTSFVNLVLRFYDPLSGTVMVDGIDIKTVKLASLRDQMAVVPQETLLFTATIKENIIYGTPGAKLEAVISAAKAANAHDFIMALKDGYDSHVGERGMALSGGQRQRIAIARAILRDPRILILDEATSSLDTESERLIQDAMSRLMKGRTTFIIAHRLSTIQNADRIIVLKEGSVIEDGTHESLMAGGGFYKNLYELQFSSQQ, encoded by the coding sequence ATGAAACTCTTGGCCCGCCTTCTTTCATATGTCCGGCCGTACACGGGACAGCTGTTCCTTGCCTTTATCTGCATGATCTTCTTTTCCCTTTGCAACATGGCCGTCATCCCCCTGGTAAGCCAGGTCTCCAAAGCGGTCTCCGACAGGAACTTCCCTTTTTTGAACTCTCTCATAGGCGCAGTGGTCCTTGTATTTTTTGTAAAGGGCATCTTCCAGTACGGGCAGGCGTATCTGTCCTCTTTTATCGGCCAGAGGGTGGTAACCGACCTGCGGGTCAAGATCTTTGGCCATCTGCAGGACCTGTCGCTGAGCTTTTACAGCAGGTGGAAGACCGGGGAGGTGATGTCCAGGGTGATAAACGACATCTCCATGATACAGAACGCCATCGTGGTCAGCGCCACCGAGATCCTGCCGCAGCTTTTGACGCTCGTCGGGGTCCTGAGCTATCTCTTTTATCTTAACTGGCAGCTTACTCTCATGGCCCTGCTGACCGTGCCGGTCTTTGTGCTTACCATCTCAAAGTTCGGTCAGCAGATGAGGGAGATAGGACGCAACGCCCAGAAGAAGATAGCCGACATTTCTTCCATTCTGCAGGAGACCATCTCGGGAGCAAGGATCGTCAAATCGTTCACCATGGAAAAGCACGAGGTAAGGCGCTTTGCCCGCGAGAGCGAACACAGCTTTGGCTGGTCCATGAAAGAGGCCCAGATAGACGCCACTCAAAAACCTCTTATCGCTTTTCTGCAGGTGCTTGCGGTTGTAGCGGTCATCTGGTACGGCTGTTTTCAGGTGGTGGCCGGAACAATGGCCTCTCAGGACCTGATAGCGTTTTTTGCCGGCGCCGTCCTTTTGATAGACCCCGTCATTGTCATCTCAAAGATCAATATCACCATGCAGAGAGCTCTGGCATCTGCCGAAAGAGTATTTGAACTCATAGACATAGTGCCGGAAATAAAAGATGCCAAAAACGCAAAGGACATGGGCAGGATAACGGGAGATGTGGAGTTCAAGAATGTAAGTTTTTGCTATGATAAAGGGCCCGAAGTGCTCAAGAACATTGATCTGGGCGTCAAAGCGGGCTCCAGCCTTGCGATAGTGGGGCCTTCCGGTTCCGGTAAGACCAGTTTTGTCAACCTGGTGCTGAGATTCTATGATCCTTTATCTGGCACAGTGATGGTGGACGGGATCGATATAAAGACGGTCAAACTGGCCTCGCTTCGCGATCAGATGGCCGTGGTCCCTCAGGAAACGCTTCTTTTTACAGCAACGATAAAGGAGAACATAATTTACGGGACGCCCGGCGCAAAGCTTGAAGCTGTGATCAGCGCGGCAAAGGCGGCCAATGCCCATGATTTTATTATGGCGCTCAAGGACGGCTATGATTCTCATGTGGGGGAAAGAGGCATGGCCCTTTCGGGAGGGCAAAGGCAGAGGATAGCGATCGCCAGAGCCATACTGCGCGACCCAAGGATCCTTATACTTGACGAAGCGACTTCCTCCCTGGACACGGAATCCGAGCGCCTTATTCAGGACGCGATGTCCCGCCTTATGAAAGGCAGGACGACTTTCATCATAGCGCACAGGCTATCGACCATACAGAACGCGGACAGGATCATCGTGCTCAAAGAAGGTTCCGTTATCGAGGACGGCACACACGAAAGCCTGATGGCAGGCGGCGGCTTCTATAAGAACCTCTACGAGTTGCAGTTCAGCAGTCAACAATGA
- a CDS encoding lipid-A-disaccharide synthase-related protein, with translation MKILFLSNGHGEDLIAARLIKEMPQQEIAALPIVGAGLPYEELGIRILGPRKSLPSGGFIYQSFSNMIRDIASGLGKNTLDQIRVLRQQKAEFDLAVCVGDIVPVIGALFSGLSFTFMGSAKSDHYDYSYTPWEKFILKRYCLMSYLRDQKTADNFAKAGIRSAYLGNPMMDCFEVTGEDFGLDKETRIVGILPGSRQDAKLNLEDILAAAKELDKLAERQNIKIAYLVSVAPTLDMTELKTALSRLVPSAVEGVEGPGLKLICTPKFGDILNRSDIIIGLAGTASEQAAGMGKPIVAFAGRGVQYTASFAKRQTQLLGEALSVVKRDPSAVAGEVLSILTDTKRHQRMSEVGRSRVSGRGSSKRIAESILSLAGARPK, from the coding sequence ATGAAAATACTATTTCTTTCCAACGGGCACGGCGAGGACCTTATAGCCGCAAGGCTGATAAAGGAAATGCCGCAGCAAGAGATCGCGGCGCTGCCTATAGTGGGCGCGGGGCTTCCCTACGAAGAACTGGGGATCCGCATACTTGGCCCAAGAAAATCCCTGCCAAGCGGAGGTTTTATTTACCAGAGTTTTTCAAATATGATCAGGGATATAGCTTCAGGACTTGGCAAGAACACTCTGGACCAGATACGCGTCCTTAGGCAGCAGAAGGCGGAATTTGACCTTGCGGTCTGCGTTGGGGATATCGTTCCCGTCATCGGAGCGCTGTTTTCCGGTCTTTCCTTTACGTTCATGGGCAGCGCCAAATCCGATCATTATGATTACAGCTATACTCCCTGGGAAAAATTCATTCTAAAGAGATACTGTCTTATGAGCTACCTTAGAGACCAGAAAACTGCTGATAATTTTGCAAAAGCAGGCATAAGGTCCGCTTATCTTGGAAATCCCATGATGGATTGCTTCGAAGTGACAGGTGAGGATTTTGGCCTGGACAAAGAAACCCGCATTGTGGGAATACTGCCGGGCAGCAGACAGGACGCTAAATTGAACCTCGAAGACATACTGGCCGCGGCAAAAGAATTGGACAAGCTCGCAGAACGACAAAACATCAAGATCGCATATTTAGTATCAGTTGCCCCAACCCTTGACATGACCGAGCTAAAGACGGCCCTGAGCAGACTTGTCCCAAGCGCAGTCGAGGGAGTTGAAGGACCGGGACTTAAACTGATCTGTACACCAAAATTCGGCGATATTCTTAACCGCTCGGACATAATAATAGGCCTTGCCGGCACCGCCAGCGAACAGGCGGCCGGAATGGGAAAGCCTATTGTGGCTTTTGCCGGAAGAGGCGTTCAATACACGGCTTCCTTTGCCAAAAGGCAGACCCAGCTGCTGGGAGAAGCCCTGTCGGTAGTAAAAAGGGACCCTTCTGCGGTAGCCGGCGAGGTATTGTCCATACTGACCGACACAAAGCGTCATCAAAGAATGTCTGAGGTTGGAAGGTCAAGGGTCAGCGGAAGAGGCTCCAGCAAAAGAATTGCCGAAAGCATACTATCTCTTGCCGGGGCCCGTCCCAAATGA
- a CDS encoding glycosyltransferase family 1 protein: protein MRLAYDLLDPLEYSGSALILALTGCYPKVHQSVFVQGRKNRKKIETLPGALFEPDREAKSDFPWLRKEAGLAFKLAEERTDILLCPGPRLTLRQPCKTAVLIPDLDHMIFPEHGIRGLENRIRWSIQKTAVKKSNRILTYSSFCANHISRLLGVAPSRIAKIPAAADGKMAPVYDRDLIERTKKENGISGAYLIFAGGSSKKKNLNDLAEILKLFPDLPRLVVSAEVDEELKRLLAGARLIFTGFKNRTELAALYSGAIAYVTASSYEGFPWGAFEAMCCGTPSVAYDNSSFGEILGGSCLLAENSSKSSLAAAIKKICRDGQLRLKLQALSLERARAFSPEQAAKEAMEVFSSIHKESYFPDEK from the coding sequence ATGAGGCTGGCATATGACCTTCTGGACCCGTTGGAATATAGCGGATCGGCTCTGATCCTTGCTCTGACAGGCTGCTATCCAAAAGTTCATCAGTCAGTGTTCGTTCAGGGAAGGAAGAACAGAAAAAAGATAGAGACCCTTCCGGGCGCCTTATTTGAACCGGACAGAGAGGCAAAAAGCGATTTCCCCTGGCTGAGAAAAGAGGCCGGACTTGCCTTCAAACTGGCGGAAGAACGGACAGACATACTGCTCTGTCCCGGGCCCCGTCTTACCTTGAGACAACCGTGCAAGACCGCGGTCCTTATACCTGACCTCGACCACATGATCTTTCCGGAGCACGGAATAAGAGGCTTAGAGAACCGCATCAGATGGTCCATCCAGAAGACCGCCGTAAAAAAATCCAACCGGATCCTCACCTATTCTTCTTTTTGCGCTAACCACATCTCAAGGCTCCTTGGAGTTGCTCCCTCAAGGATAGCCAAGATACCTGCCGCTGCGGACGGCAAAATGGCCCCTGTTTATGACAGGGACCTGATCGAAAGAACAAAAAAAGAGAACGGGATCAGCGGAGCGTACCTTATCTTTGCGGGCGGGTCGTCAAAAAAGAAGAATTTGAACGACCTGGCAGAAATACTGAAGCTTTTTCCCGATCTGCCTCGTCTGGTCGTTTCGGCAGAAGTGGACGAAGAACTAAAACGCCTGCTTGCCGGCGCCAGGCTTATCTTTACCGGCTTTAAGAACAGGACAGAGTTGGCCGCCCTGTATTCAGGCGCGATCGCCTATGTGACGGCTTCCAGTTATGAAGGCTTTCCCTGGGGGGCTTTTGAAGCAATGTGCTGCGGAACTCCTTCGGTCGCGTATGACAATTCCTCTTTCGGGGAAATACTGGGAGGCTCCTGCCTTCTGGCCGAGAATTCATCAAAGTCCTCGCTGGCAGCGGCAATAAAAAAGATCTGCAGGGACGGGCAACTAAGGCTAAAACTGCAGGCGCTTTCGCTGGAAAGGGCCAGGGCTTTTTCGCCCGAACAAGCCGCCAAAGAGGCGATGGAGGTGTTTTCTTCCATCCATAAGGAAAGTTATTTTCCGGATGAAAAATAA
- a CDS encoding glycosyltransferase family 1 protein produces the protein MKNKTNIKALIEGSSLLEKSSEAGQYTKNLIEGLGFLEKKDLFYVRYPLSCLFRKSLLKLKQHNIKPKRTFLPGGLDLYHDASMSFAMNSTKPIKRISTLRGLTVLSSEGLTDEHLRSIKRAHLMALLPLQDAVIVSSERDRQILQQEFNEPHSKIRLIEQGIEPYFAPANSYEISLIKARYSIAGRYILFCGDLDEKNNIKRLLEAYSALKYESPPLLVLAGETGYLMESLSRSLSLLGIERTVKQLKQVKRKELPALLSGADFLVCPAVDAGFALPVLEALSCGCPVVASRDTAAEETALDCCVSVPANDPEKLADAIRALMSDEKLRTSLSQKGLLRAKEFSVTKMASKTLQLYREVLER, from the coding sequence ATGAAAAATAAGACGAACATAAAAGCTCTGATAGAAGGGTCTTCTCTGCTGGAAAAAAGCTCTGAAGCCGGGCAGTATACTAAAAATCTGATCGAGGGTCTGGGCTTTCTTGAAAAAAAAGATCTTTTCTATGTCCGCTATCCGCTATCCTGCCTCTTCAGGAAAAGCCTGCTCAAGCTGAAACAGCATAACATTAAGCCCAAAAGAACATTTTTGCCGGGGGGCCTTGATCTCTATCACGACGCCTCGATGTCCTTTGCCATGAACAGCACTAAACCAATAAAGCGCATCTCCACCCTGAGAGGCTTGACGGTTCTATCCTCGGAAGGCCTGACAGATGAACATTTAAGAAGCATAAAGCGCGCACATCTAATGGCGTTGCTCCCACTTCAAGACGCTGTAATAGTAAGTTCAGAAAGAGACAGGCAGATCCTCCAGCAGGAATTCAACGAGCCCCATTCAAAGATAAGGCTGATCGAACAGGGGATCGAGCCTTATTTTGCTCCGGCTAATTCCTACGAGATCTCGCTCATCAAGGCCAGGTATTCTATCGCCGGAAGATACATCCTGTTTTGCGGCGACCTTGACGAAAAGAACAACATAAAGAGGCTGCTGGAAGCCTACAGCGCTCTAAAATATGAGTCCCCTCCCCTGCTGGTCCTTGCGGGAGAGACGGGCTATCTTATGGAAAGCCTTTCACGGTCGCTATCATTGCTGGGGATCGAAAGAACGGTAAAACAGCTTAAACAGGTCAAAAGAAAAGAACTGCCGGCGCTGCTTTCCGGAGCCGACTTTCTTGTCTGCCCGGCCGTTGATGCCGGTTTTGCCCTGCCTGTGCTGGAGGCCCTTTCCTGCGGCTGCCCGGTCGTTGCATCACGGGACACTGCCGCAGAAGAAACGGCGCTGGACTGCTGTGTGTCTGTGCCGGCAAACGACCCTGAAAAGCTTGCAGATGCCATCCGGGCCCTTATGTCGGATGAAAAATTGAGGACCTCTCTTTCCCAAAAAGGGCTTTTGCGCGCAAAAGAGTTCTCTGTCACAAAAATGGCGTCAAAAACCTTACAATTGTACAGGGAGGTCTTAGAAAGGTGA
- a CDS encoding glycosyltransferase family 4 protein → MKLLILARMTSAFSGNTVNVKPIGGSESALFYLCRELAALGHEIEIFNNCGKEAGIYEGVRYEQFTTLADLVRRSKEKEYDIFISFRDLPAFLFPIKAKKRIWWGHDDFSNVWNYSDLRAPLGKAFLKLAGFLTDRFCDRLFVVSKWLEQLCTDLLGLDDSKIYVTKNGVYLPYFNNPEPEGSAPIIPGADSLESGRDPNRLVYTSVPARGLDILLDIFPRIRKSVPEATLHVYCGWDLGMLKEEDKKLAQTLYDRTNQPGVVREGTKKHSDLAKDLLKSSLMLYPSHPVPRAGFFAETSCIAALEAQAALCPVIASKRGALAESIVDKRTGLLIEGDPYSAAFKDRFVAETVELLKDPERLSGMRVSAKEYIRDNYSWELIAKEWTLEFERMLK, encoded by the coding sequence GTGAAACTGCTGATACTTGCCAGGATGACATCGGCTTTTTCCGGCAACACCGTTAATGTAAAACCAATAGGCGGCAGCGAATCCGCCCTTTTTTATCTCTGCAGGGAACTGGCGGCGCTTGGGCACGAAATAGAGATCTTTAACAACTGCGGCAAAGAAGCAGGCATTTACGAAGGGGTAAGATACGAACAGTTCACCACGCTTGCGGACCTTGTTAGACGCTCAAAAGAGAAGGAATACGATATCTTCATTTCCTTCCGCGATCTTCCGGCCTTCCTTTTCCCTATAAAAGCAAAAAAGAGGATCTGGTGGGGACATGATGATTTTTCCAATGTCTGGAATTACAGCGACCTTCGCGCTCCTTTGGGAAAAGCCTTCCTTAAGTTGGCCGGTTTTTTGACGGACCGCTTCTGCGACAGGCTGTTCGTTGTAAGCAAGTGGCTGGAACAGCTCTGCACGGACCTTCTGGGACTTGACGACAGCAAGATCTATGTCACAAAGAACGGGGTATATTTGCCATACTTTAACAACCCCGAACCTGAAGGTTCGGCTCCAATTATTCCCGGAGCCGACTCTTTAGAGTCGGGACGGGATCCAAACCGTTTAGTCTACACCTCCGTCCCCGCAAGGGGGCTCGATATCCTTCTTGACATTTTTCCGAGGATAAGGAAAAGCGTTCCCGAAGCCACCCTGCATGTCTACTGCGGCTGGGACCTTGGAATGCTAAAAGAAGAGGATAAGAAACTGGCTCAGACACTGTATGACAGGACAAACCAGCCGGGAGTCGTTAGGGAAGGAACAAAGAAGCACTCGGACCTTGCAAAGGACCTGCTCAAGTCATCATTGATGTTATACCCCAGCCATCCCGTACCCCGAGCGGGTTTCTTTGCGGAAACTTCATGCATTGCCGCGCTTGAGGCACAAGCCGCGCTCTGCCCGGTGATCGCTTCAAAAAGAGGCGCGCTTGCCGAAAGCATTGTTGATAAGAGGACCGGCCTTCTTATCGAGGGCGATCCTTACAGTGCGGCTTTCAAAGACAGGTTCGTCGCCGAGACGGTTGAATTGCTCAAGGACCCCGAAAGACTATCCGGAATGAGGGTATCAGCAAAAGAGTATATCCGCGACAATTATTCCTGGGAGCTTATTGCAAAAGAATGGACACTGGAGTTTGAAAGGATGCTTAAGTGA
- a CDS encoding NAD(P)-dependent oxidoreductase yields the protein MKKKLFATGMGGCVGHYLFDEFAKRGDLDLTFLLRSPQKVKYSLNGIDVIQDDLKNIEKYASKLKEADLVVHLLADWGTELGNYDQTKALLGYLDPSKVKKIIYFSTASILGRDNRPDKEALLCGTPYIRGKYKMHEELSCSPLREKIITLYPTWVLGGDHLHPYSHAYLALRNSMTWLKLLSFFDLDLRFHFIHAKDIAGVTQHLLFNETGENEFVLGTKEITVGKLLEGFAAASGFRPPFRIKLGSGIAKVLDAVFGGRLAPWDRHCLKTYHQNYRTVEPSSFGLETSFPSIESIVKDLLKS from the coding sequence GTGAAAAAAAAGCTGTTCGCCACCGGCATGGGGGGATGCGTGGGGCACTACCTTTTTGACGAATTTGCCAAAAGGGGCGACCTTGACCTGACTTTTCTGCTGCGAAGCCCTCAAAAGGTCAAATACAGCCTCAACGGCATAGATGTGATACAAGACGACCTTAAGAACATAGAAAAATACGCTTCCAAACTAAAAGAAGCCGACCTTGTCGTTCACCTTCTTGCCGACTGGGGCACAGAGCTGGGCAATTACGATCAGACAAAAGCGCTTTTAGGATATCTTGATCCCTCAAAGGTTAAAAAGATAATATATTTTTCGACAGCCAGCATCCTGGGCCGGGACAACAGGCCGGACAAGGAGGCTCTTTTATGCGGCACGCCATACATAAGAGGCAAGTATAAGATGCACGAAGAGCTTAGTTGTTCTCCGCTCAGAGAAAAGATCATCACTCTATATCCTACCTGGGTGCTCGGAGGGGACCATTTACACCCCTATTCACACGCTTATCTTGCTCTTAGGAACTCCATGACTTGGCTAAAACTGCTGTCCTTTTTTGACCTTGACCTTAGGTTCCACTTTATCCACGCAAAAGATATAGCCGGGGTAACACAACATCTTCTGTTCAACGAGACCGGAGAAAATGAGTTCGTCCTGGGAACAAAAGAAATCACCGTCGGAAAGCTTTTGGAAGGCTTTGCCGCCGCCTCAGGGTTCAGGCCTCCGTTTCGGATAAAGCTGGGATCAGGAATTGCAAAAGTACTAGACGCTGTCTTTGGCGGCAGGCTTGCCCCCTGGGACAGGCACTGCTTAAAGACCTATCATCAGAATTACCGGACAGTGGAGCCCTCATCCTTTGGCCTTGAGACCTCATTCCCGTCCATAGAGAGCATAGTTAAAGACCTGCTGAAAAGTTAG
- a CDS encoding dTDP-4-dehydrorhamnose 3,5-epimerase family protein, with translation MKILEVKSLAIEDVKVIKFARFTDHRGYFAEIFNANDIKNDPKLSFFKDVQFLQANESFSRKNTIRGLHFQWNPYMGKLVRTVRGRMIDLVLDIRKASKTFGKIIAYDIPSQPEDPCAEWIWVPVGFAHGNVFPEDSQIEYQCSGTWSPGCEAGISPFAPDIDWSLCDPALKEVFDTAARTALVTEKDKNGHTISSWLNNPDSRNFEIKKI, from the coding sequence ATGAAGATACTTGAAGTCAAAAGCCTGGCAATAGAAGATGTAAAGGTGATCAAATTCGCGCGTTTTACAGATCACCGCGGTTATTTTGCCGAGATCTTTAATGCAAATGATATTAAGAACGATCCAAAACTGAGCTTTTTTAAGGATGTGCAGTTTTTGCAGGCCAATGAGAGCTTTTCCCGCAAGAACACTATAAGAGGGCTCCACTTCCAGTGGAATCCGTACATGGGAAAACTGGTGCGCACCGTAAGGGGCAGGATGATAGATCTGGTTTTGGACATCAGGAAGGCGTCAAAGACTTTCGGCAAGATAATAGCCTATGACATACCTTCTCAACCGGAGGATCCCTGCGCAGAATGGATCTGGGTCCCTGTAGGGTTTGCCCACGGGAATGTATTTCCCGAAGACTCTCAGATAGAATATCAATGTTCCGGGACCTGGAGCCCGGGCTGTGAAGCGGGGATCTCGCCGTTTGCCCCGGACATTGACTGGTCTTTGTGCGATCCCGCCCTTAAAGAGGTCTTTGATACCGCGGCAAGAACTGCTCTTGTAACGGAAAAAGATAAGAACGGGCACACTATCTCCTCCTGGCTCAACAACCCCGACAGCAGGAATTTTGAGATAAAGAAGATCTGA